Proteins encoded within one genomic window of Acidobacteriota bacterium:
- a CDS encoding AraC family transcriptional regulator codes for MTSSERLGADAVNPGDPQLWISSHPALTALEKMDLQAFDEGVEQLLSSLGQLSTFALPPVLLFHYDLLRSVAERLSLDGRPPAEEQRLIWINTLGAFDTAASAANYVRGEIARMVEPFHDARSRINPIVVRARRYIEEHANERISLSRVASAVGVARNYLSSLFRKECGITLTEYIHQVRIDKARRLLQRDGGSLGEVAEQVGYQNYRHFYRSFLRVCSVSPTTYLKSLRARVDSSPPASGGGIAFSALRDSGSQAPPPGA; via the coding sequence ATGACCTCATCCGAAAGGCTCGGCGCCGACGCCGTCAACCCTGGCGATCCGCAACTCTGGATCTCCTCGCATCCGGCATTGACCGCTCTCGAGAAGATGGACCTGCAGGCCTTCGACGAAGGCGTCGAGCAGCTGCTCTCCAGCCTCGGGCAGCTCTCCACCTTCGCCCTGCCCCCCGTGCTGCTCTTCCATTATGACCTGCTGCGCTCGGTGGCCGAGCGGCTTTCTCTCGACGGCCGACCGCCCGCGGAAGAGCAGCGGCTGATCTGGATCAATACCCTTGGAGCCTTCGACACCGCCGCCTCTGCAGCGAACTATGTGCGCGGCGAGATTGCGCGGATGGTCGAACCGTTCCACGACGCCCGCTCCCGGATCAACCCCATCGTGGTACGCGCCCGACGCTACATCGAGGAACACGCCAACGAGCGGATTTCCCTCTCCCGGGTCGCCTCCGCCGTCGGCGTGGCGCGCAACTACCTCTCTTCCCTCTTCCGCAAGGAATGCGGCATCACCCTCACCGAGTACATTCACCAGGTGCGTATCGACAAGGCCCGGCGCCTGTTGCAGCGCGACGGGGGAAGCCTCGGCGAGGTGGCCGAGCAGGTGGGCTACCAGAACTACCGGCATTTTTATCGTTCCTTCCTGCGGGTTTGTTCGGTCTCCCCCACGACCTACCTCAAATCGTTGCGGGCCCGAGTCGATTCCTCCCCTCCGGCGTCCGGTGGAGGGATTGCCTTTTCCGCTCTGCGGGATTCCGGCTCCCAGGCCCCGCCTCCCGGAGCCTGA
- a CDS encoding HEAT repeat domain-containing protein, whose protein sequence is MHAHLLSRSFLVLATVALALAPAGAADKGKDLAPIVERLGASDISTRVLALRDMMRLAPPAKDAAPILQKMLDDPSETVRSELVWAVEELLGESGTPMLEKLYADPERSVRDAAIQAACRMFDKSRPRDLCRAAFDDPDANARIEVLRTLKERHPRHPEAAAIFRRGLKDDSELAQRAAVFGAQAARDPKAVDLLYSAALESSPMVGVPAAAEALATIATKEAVDALIALLPKPKGEPGKPARPEDPVRAAAARALARVKDTRALPALRKLITDPDVPVRLGAMEALMEMKDRDSVPLIATQLQDPEERLRRFALRALRVIGDPSAAPAVRKTLHSDKLAIVRATAVSTLTDLLGDDAIADLKKAAADLDASVRLEVAGSLAALGGKAAPTLADMVGDEAPEVRAMAIVGLGQIGGPEQIPVLDKAALSTDRRNKQVRASVAEALGAIGSAKGLPTLTRLASDPEPSVRQASADALGRIGGGQAQSLLAELAKDKVGRVRQAARRALAALKNP, encoded by the coding sequence ATGCATGCCCACCTGCTCTCCCGATCCTTTCTCGTACTGGCCACCGTGGCCCTGGCACTGGCCCCCGCCGGCGCGGCCGACAAGGGCAAAGACCTGGCCCCGATCGTCGAGCGACTCGGCGCCTCCGACATCAGCACACGCGTCCTGGCCCTGCGCGACATGATGCGCCTGGCGCCGCCGGCCAAGGATGCCGCGCCGATCCTCCAGAAGATGCTCGACGATCCCTCCGAGACCGTGCGCAGCGAGCTGGTCTGGGCTGTCGAGGAATTGCTCGGTGAGTCGGGGACCCCCATGCTCGAGAAGCTCTACGCCGACCCGGAGCGCAGCGTCCGCGATGCCGCGATCCAGGCCGCCTGCCGGATGTTCGATAAATCCCGCCCGCGGGATCTCTGCCGCGCCGCTTTCGATGATCCCGACGCCAATGCCCGCATCGAAGTCCTGCGTACCCTCAAGGAGCGGCATCCCCGCCACCCTGAAGCGGCGGCGATCTTCCGGCGCGGACTGAAGGACGACTCGGAGCTGGCCCAGCGCGCCGCGGTCTTCGGTGCGCAGGCGGCGCGCGATCCCAAGGCCGTCGACCTGCTCTACAGCGCGGCCCTCGAATCGTCCCCCATGGTGGGCGTTCCCGCCGCCGCCGAGGCCCTGGCCACCATCGCCACCAAGGAAGCCGTCGACGCCCTGATCGCGCTGCTTCCCAAGCCGAAGGGTGAACCGGGCAAACCGGCCCGGCCCGAAGATCCGGTGCGCGCCGCCGCGGCGCGCGCCCTCGCGCGGGTCAAGGACACCCGCGCACTGCCCGCCCTGCGCAAGCTGATCACCGATCCCGACGTACCGGTGCGTCTCGGAGCGATGGAAGCCCTGATGGAAATGAAGGACCGCGATTCGGTGCCGCTGATCGCCACCCAGCTCCAGGATCCGGAAGAGCGCCTGCGCCGCTTCGCCCTGCGCGCCCTGCGAGTCATCGGCGACCCCTCCGCCGCTCCCGCGGTTCGCAAGACGCTGCACTCGGACAAGCTGGCCATCGTCCGCGCCACGGCGGTCTCGACCCTGACCGACCTGCTGGGCGACGACGCCATCGCCGATCTGAAGAAGGCGGCGGCCGATCTCGACGCCAGCGTCCGGCTCGAGGTGGCCGGCTCGCTGGCCGCCCTGGGGGGGAAGGCCGCCCCGACGCTGGCCGACATGGTCGGTGACGAGGCTCCCGAAGTGCGGGCCATGGCCATCGTCGGCCTGGGACAGATCGGCGGACCGGAGCAGATTCCGGTGCTCGACAAGGCCGCCCTGTCCACCGATCGCCGCAACAAGCAGGTTCGCGCCTCGGTGGCCGAGGCCCTCGGCGCCATCGGCTCGGCCAAGGGGCTTCCCACGCTCACGCGCCTGGCTTCCGACCCTGAACCCAGCGTCCGCCAGGCCAGCGCCGACGCCCTCGGGCGCATCGGCGGCGGCCAGGCCCAGAGCCTCCTCGCCGAGTTGGCCAAGGACAAGGTGGGCCGGGTCCGCCAGGCCGCCCGCCGCGCGCTGGCCGCCCTGAAAAACCCTTGA
- the metK gene encoding methionine adenosyltransferase — MAGSSHLITSESVSEGHPDKIADRISDAILDAFLAEDPHARVAAETFVAHNLVVVAGEFGSGKPGLFEDIERRAPSIVRETLRGIGYRADFPGIDPDGCEVRIAWNRQSLDIDRGVSHGDGRPGAGDQGLVFGYACDETPEFLPLPLVLAHRLMERQARLRRFGRWHWLRPDAKSQVTVRYSDGAPVAVETVVFSTQHAPQVGIDALRTAVVGSIIEPLLPESLGPGAPRFLVNPAGSFVIGGPCGDTGLTGRKIIVDTYGTVCPHGGGAFSGKDPTKVDRSAAYMARHVAKHIVAAGLARRCTVHFAYAIGVAEPVSMDIDTHGTGSVAAGKLETAVRRVFDLTPTGIIETLDLRRPIYGKTAAYGHFGRPEFPWEQLSHVTELRTVATGRQGE; from the coding sequence ATGGCAGGCAGCAGTCATCTCATCACCTCGGAGTCCGTCTCCGAGGGGCATCCGGACAAGATCGCCGACCGCATCTCGGATGCCATCCTCGACGCCTTCCTCGCCGAAGATCCGCACGCGCGGGTCGCCGCCGAAACTTTCGTCGCGCACAACCTGGTGGTGGTCGCGGGCGAGTTCGGCTCCGGCAAGCCCGGTCTGTTCGAAGACATCGAAAGGCGCGCGCCGTCCATCGTCCGCGAGACGCTGCGCGGTATCGGTTACCGGGCCGATTTCCCCGGTATCGATCCCGACGGGTGTGAAGTTCGAATCGCCTGGAACCGTCAGTCGTTGGACATCGACCGGGGTGTGAGTCACGGGGACGGCCGCCCCGGCGCCGGTGACCAGGGGCTGGTTTTCGGCTACGCGTGCGACGAGACGCCGGAGTTCCTGCCCCTGCCGCTGGTGCTCGCCCACCGGCTGATGGAACGACAGGCTCGATTGCGTCGATTCGGCCGATGGCACTGGTTGCGACCCGACGCCAAATCCCAGGTCACCGTGCGGTACAGCGATGGCGCGCCTGTCGCCGTCGAGACCGTGGTCTTCTCGACCCAGCATGCGCCTCAAGTCGGGATCGATGCGCTACGGACCGCCGTGGTGGGATCGATCATCGAGCCGCTGCTGCCCGAGTCGCTCGGCCCGGGCGCCCCGCGCTTCCTCGTCAATCCGGCGGGCAGCTTCGTGATCGGCGGACCGTGTGGTGACACGGGCCTGACGGGGCGCAAGATCATCGTCGACACTTACGGCACCGTCTGCCCCCATGGTGGTGGTGCCTTCTCTGGAAAAGATCCGACCAAAGTGGACCGATCGGCGGCCTACATGGCCCGCCATGTGGCCAAGCACATCGTCGCCGCCGGCCTGGCGCGTCGTTGCACGGTCCACTTCGCCTACGCGATCGGTGTCGCCGAGCCGGTATCGATGGACATCGACACCCACGGGACCGGCTCGGTGGCCGCGGGCAAACTCGAAACCGCTGTCAGGCGAGTCTTCGACCTGACGCCGACGGGCATCATCGAGACGCTGGACCTGCGCCGCCCGATCTACGGGAAAACAGCGGCCTACGGTCATTTCGGACGGCCGGAATTTCCCTGGGAACAACTTTCCCATGTCACGGAACTGCGAACCGTCGCCACCGGCAGGCAAGGAGAATGA
- a CDS encoding sialate O-acetylesterase, whose protein sequence is MIARHLCRGLLLLLSTLSCLAAAPGEVSSSLRFDSDGQTLRWAAEGGSTAYNVYRGTSPLADDLACFDFRTPETSSVDPAVPVTLWTYLVAGWNSEGEGSLGQASDGAPRTAAVACTDDDGDAVRDDRDNCPGLANPGQEDQDLDGEGDPCDSSTYDFEGDTPGQRPAAMTQIGGVNDTFRVADHGGDQGVSYDGSAGGVGDLFDRLDGAMTRRDLDVYLDTPTPSDQVLTLTLWSDGSYAENAGSGWELRLEADGSLSSRVRRLGREYEDLGRLTPTHPERLRLRLRKLAGDASRLHVDEFDGAVWQEIGTFSIDDDHLLLGHGLLLDDRDGGRRPVLRLTANAPGGAEALVLRTTAGSLTGWKLFQRNSADQADLPLPVSWTSGQVVRLEARVVDSASGLPLAGHDFADHRWTLPAAPQGRDEDLTLAGVPAGGNYDVEVRLLQESDGQTLGEARVAQVAVGDVFLAVGQSNMAGYSGAGAAEPPVDAVHLFGNDYRWKRASEPMDSGVEQVDRVSAESPAHSLMLAFAKTVSEGIGLPVAVIPAPLGGTNLYAQWQRRDDDPDNRGTLYGSSIYRVLSQNYGAPIRGVIWYQGESDVGRGTPAYRADLEALVADYRADLAAPDAFFGNCQLATHLAAQDLDAWIAIQEAQRQQAEADPLSDVVALVDQPRSDTIHLNVEGYKEAGRRLGRAVLAGSYGQSRPLGPQLVSVAFDQGARDRIVITYDKDVTGGATGLYRVQADGPVTITSMSVAGPRVILQLQRSAFGSTFVTYGYSRNPASPWIRAVDGAGAALTFKDLPVQ, encoded by the coding sequence GTGATTGCGCGTCATCTTTGCCGGGGTCTGTTGCTGCTGTTGTCCACCCTGTCCTGCCTGGCGGCCGCGCCGGGAGAGGTCTCGAGCAGCCTGCGCTTCGACAGCGATGGGCAGACCCTGCGCTGGGCGGCCGAGGGCGGCTCGACGGCCTACAACGTCTATCGGGGCACCAGCCCGCTGGCCGACGACCTGGCCTGCTTCGATTTCCGCACCCCGGAGACGTCCAGCGTCGATCCCGCGGTGCCCGTCACTCTCTGGACGTACCTGGTGGCCGGCTGGAACAGTGAGGGTGAAGGCAGCCTGGGGCAGGCCAGCGATGGTGCCCCACGGACCGCGGCGGTGGCCTGCACCGACGATGACGGCGATGCGGTGCGCGACGACCGCGACAATTGTCCGGGTCTGGCCAACCCCGGCCAGGAAGACCAGGATCTGGACGGCGAGGGGGATCCCTGCGACAGTTCGACCTACGACTTCGAGGGGGACACGCCGGGCCAGCGCCCGGCGGCGATGACCCAGATCGGCGGGGTCAACGACACTTTCCGGGTGGCCGATCACGGCGGTGACCAGGGGGTGAGCTACGACGGTTCGGCGGGGGGCGTGGGCGATCTCTTCGACCGTCTCGACGGGGCGATGACCCGGCGGGATCTCGACGTCTACCTCGATACCCCGACTCCTTCGGACCAGGTGCTGACCCTGACCCTGTGGTCCGACGGCAGTTACGCCGAGAACGCGGGCTCCGGCTGGGAGTTGCGCCTGGAGGCGGACGGCAGCCTGTCCTCGCGGGTGCGCCGACTGGGTCGGGAGTACGAAGACCTGGGACGGCTGACACCAACCCATCCGGAACGCCTCCGCCTGCGCCTGAGAAAGCTCGCGGGGGACGCCTCCCGGCTCCACGTCGACGAATTCGATGGTGCCGTGTGGCAGGAAATCGGCACGTTCAGCATCGACGACGATCATCTCCTCCTGGGCCACGGCCTGCTGCTCGACGACCGGGACGGCGGGCGTCGCCCGGTGTTGCGGCTGACCGCCAACGCGCCGGGTGGCGCCGAGGCGCTGGTGCTGCGCACGACGGCCGGCTCCCTGACCGGTTGGAAGCTGTTCCAGCGGAACAGCGCCGACCAGGCGGACCTGCCTCTGCCGGTGAGCTGGACTTCCGGCCAGGTCGTGCGCCTCGAAGCGCGGGTCGTCGACAGCGCCAGCGGGCTGCCGCTGGCGGGGCACGATTTCGCCGACCACCGCTGGACCTTGCCGGCCGCACCCCAGGGCCGGGACGAGGACCTGACCCTGGCGGGAGTCCCCGCGGGGGGGAACTACGACGTGGAAGTGCGCTTGCTGCAGGAGAGCGACGGTCAAACCCTGGGCGAGGCCCGGGTCGCCCAGGTGGCGGTGGGCGATGTCTTCCTGGCCGTGGGCCAGTCGAACATGGCCGGCTACAGTGGCGCCGGGGCGGCCGAGCCCCCGGTGGACGCCGTGCATCTGTTCGGTAACGACTATCGCTGGAAGCGGGCCTCCGAGCCGATGGACTCCGGCGTCGAGCAGGTGGATCGGGTGAGCGCCGAGAGCCCGGCCCACTCCTTGATGCTGGCCTTCGCCAAGACCGTCTCCGAGGGGATCGGCCTGCCCGTGGCGGTGATTCCCGCGCCCCTGGGCGGAACCAATCTCTATGCCCAGTGGCAGCGACGGGACGACGATCCGGACAATCGGGGCACCCTCTACGGCTCGTCGATCTACCGGGTGCTGAGCCAGAACTACGGCGCGCCGATAAGGGGTGTGATCTGGTACCAGGGTGAATCCGACGTGGGGCGGGGAACGCCGGCCTACCGCGCCGACCTGGAGGCCCTGGTGGCCGACTATCGTGCCGACCTGGCGGCCCCCGACGCCTTCTTCGGCAACTGCCAGCTGGCGACCCACCTGGCCGCCCAGGACCTCGACGCCTGGATCGCGATCCAGGAGGCCCAGCGCCAGCAGGCCGAGGCGGACCCGCTCTCCGACGTAGTGGCCCTGGTGGACCAGCCTCGCAGCGATACGATCCATCTCAACGTGGAAGGCTACAAGGAGGCGGGGCGGCGTCTCGGGCGGGCGGTGCTGGCCGGCTCTTACGGCCAGTCCAGGCCTCTCGGGCCACAGCTCGTTTCGGTGGCTTTCGACCAGGGAGCGCGGGACCGGATCGTGATCACCTACGACAAGGACGTCACCGGGGGGGCTACCGGGCTCTACCGGGTCCAGGCCGACGGACCGGTGACCATCACCAGCATGAGCGTCGCCGGGCCCCGGGTGATCCTGCAACTCCAGCGCTCGGCTTTCGGCAGCACCTTCGTGACCTACGGCTATTCCCGCAATCCCGCCTCCCCCTGGATCCGGGCTGTGGACGGGGCGGGAGCCGCGCTGACCTTCAAGGATCTCCCGGTGCAGTAG
- a CDS encoding sulfatase-like hydrolase/transferase gives MRGRRRAWELGILALLLVGVGAVACGPKAITPADLATAREDLRRGRATEVITRLAPREGKGTEAYDLLAQAYAQVEADPREVVRVFSAAATGTDPALVLLAARAVAGADRLGTALEWLEAGCRAHPRFTELFVERAKLLARMGRYEESVALLRPLAGDDPRVLNLLGFGEMLAGRLEPARAYLERSIEEAERLGRPYAVAHYHLGRYFLGRGELEAAEAQFQQAVEINPRHLEAQYLLVATRERLGRDAHKPRQAFAALYGDRLAAQGALDPPPAGEVAVERGGDIEWRPLDSRPRFEESFAPGSVVEVAAWVPAGERARFRIETAGGESLLDMVHQATGERGRWVPHQVALPEGPGAVRLVFRVTAAGFPAGLFGGRAPEGSGFSRPRALGDARRRSADPRPNILLISLDTLRADRMELYGAERETTPRLSALAGQAVVFQRAEAANNWTLPSHMTIFSGLSPRAHGVLPDMGQVRGYLHPDRQLPVSAPEGLRTFPQLLAEAGYRTAAVTENGWISGRFGFDRGFDLYRSDLRGNLERTAAAALAELEATGERGPWFLFVHTYTPHQPYHAPDEFRLKWADPSHVGFAWPRARVPIADYYRFRAPFFPPAPSDVLAYRDLYDGQVRWADSLVGRLVDHLESRGLLQQTVIVVTSDHGEEIFERGQFDHGDTLYEEVTHVPLLIWGPRQLPSGRRVDHPVSLVDLAATILDLAGVDAPLGTSRSLRPLWEENGGQARPRPLFAEAIDLAGRPLAAVWLGDLKLIRRGEGSAARVELYDLGRDPGERHDLASRHPGKVDRLLALLDEHLQRSAEVRKLLGSGSGALDEETIRRLESLGYGH, from the coding sequence ATGAGAGGACGCCGTCGAGCCTGGGAACTGGGAATCCTCGCCCTGTTGCTGGTGGGGGTCGGAGCCGTGGCTTGCGGCCCGAAGGCCATCACGCCGGCGGATCTGGCCACGGCGCGGGAGGACCTGCGCCGGGGACGGGCGACCGAGGTGATCACTCGCCTCGCTCCCCGGGAGGGCAAGGGAACCGAGGCCTACGACCTGCTGGCCCAGGCCTATGCCCAGGTCGAGGCCGATCCCCGCGAGGTGGTGCGGGTCTTCAGCGCGGCGGCGACCGGCACCGACCCGGCGCTGGTGTTGCTGGCGGCTCGCGCGGTGGCCGGGGCCGACCGCCTGGGAACGGCTCTCGAATGGCTCGAAGCGGGCTGCCGGGCCCATCCCCGCTTCACGGAACTCTTCGTCGAACGGGCCAAGCTGCTGGCGCGCATGGGCCGCTACGAGGAATCGGTGGCCCTGCTCCGGCCGCTGGCGGGGGACGATCCCAGGGTGCTCAACCTGCTGGGTTTCGGAGAGATGCTCGCAGGCCGGCTCGAGCCGGCGCGGGCCTATCTCGAGCGCAGCATCGAAGAGGCCGAGCGGCTGGGGCGGCCCTACGCGGTGGCCCACTACCACTTGGGCCGCTACTTTCTCGGCCGTGGTGAGTTGGAGGCGGCCGAGGCCCAGTTCCAGCAGGCGGTGGAGATCAACCCGCGGCACCTGGAGGCCCAGTATCTGCTGGTGGCGACCCGGGAGAGGCTGGGGCGTGACGCTCACAAGCCCCGGCAGGCTTTCGCCGCGCTCTACGGCGACAGGCTGGCGGCTCAGGGAGCCCTCGATCCGCCGCCGGCGGGCGAGGTGGCCGTTGAGCGCGGCGGTGACATCGAGTGGCGCCCGCTGGACTCGCGACCGCGATTCGAGGAGTCCTTCGCGCCCGGCTCGGTGGTGGAGGTGGCCGCCTGGGTTCCCGCCGGCGAGCGGGCCCGGTTTCGGATCGAGACGGCAGGCGGGGAAAGCCTGCTCGACATGGTGCACCAGGCGACGGGTGAGCGGGGCCGCTGGGTTCCCCACCAGGTCGCCCTGCCGGAGGGTCCCGGTGCCGTCAGGCTCGTCTTCCGCGTCACGGCGGCGGGTTTTCCCGCCGGCCTCTTCGGCGGTCGGGCCCCGGAGGGTTCCGGCTTTTCGCGACCCCGGGCCCTGGGGGACGCCCGTCGGCGTTCGGCCGATCCGCGGCCGAATATCCTGCTGATCTCCCTCGACACGCTGCGTGCGGACCGGATGGAACTCTACGGCGCCGAACGAGAGACCACTCCGCGGTTGAGCGCCCTTGCCGGGCAGGCGGTGGTCTTCCAGCGGGCGGAGGCCGCGAACAACTGGACCCTGCCGAGTCACATGACGATCTTTTCGGGCCTGTCGCCCCGCGCCCACGGCGTGTTGCCCGACATGGGGCAGGTGCGGGGCTATCTGCATCCGGACCGGCAGCTTCCGGTCAGCGCTCCCGAGGGCCTGCGCACCTTTCCCCAGCTTCTGGCGGAGGCCGGCTACCGTACCGCCGCCGTGACCGAAAACGGCTGGATCTCGGGGCGTTTCGGATTCGACCGGGGCTTCGACCTCTACCGCTCCGACCTGCGGGGTAATCTCGAGCGCACGGCCGCGGCGGCCCTGGCTGAACTGGAAGCGACCGGGGAACGGGGGCCCTGGTTCCTGTTCGTGCACACCTATACGCCGCACCAGCCCTATCACGCCCCCGACGAGTTTCGCCTGAAATGGGCCGACCCCTCCCACGTGGGCTTCGCCTGGCCCCGGGCCCGGGTGCCGATCGCCGACTACTACCGCTTCCGGGCGCCCTTCTTTCCTCCGGCCCCCAGCGACGTGCTGGCCTACCGCGATCTCTATGACGGCCAGGTGCGATGGGCCGACTCACTGGTGGGCCGCCTGGTCGATCACCTCGAGAGCCGGGGCCTGCTCCAGCAGACGGTGATCGTGGTCACTTCCGATCACGGCGAGGAGATCTTCGAGAGGGGGCAGTTCGATCACGGGGATACCCTCTACGAGGAAGTGACGCACGTACCGTTGCTGATCTGGGGCCCCCGGCAGCTGCCCTCCGGCCGTCGGGTCGATCACCCCGTCTCCCTGGTCGATCTGGCGGCCACGATTCTCGATCTGGCGGGGGTGGACGCGCCCCTGGGCACTTCCCGCTCCCTGCGTCCGCTGTGGGAGGAGAACGGCGGCCAGGCGCGTCCGCGGCCCTTGTTCGCCGAGGCCATCGATCTTGCGGGTCGGCCACTGGCCGCCGTCTGGCTTGGCGACCTAAAGCTGATCCGCCGGGGAGAGGGTTCCGCCGCCCGGGTGGAACTCTACGATCTCGGTCGCGATCCGGGAGAACGACACGACCTGGCCTCCCGGCACCCTGGGAAGGTCGACCGGCTTCTGGCCCTGCTCGACGAGCACCTGCAGCGTTCGGCCGAAGTGCGCAAGCTCCTGGGTTCGGGCAGCGGGGCGCTGGACGAGGAGACGATTCGCAGGCTGGAGTCCCTCGGTTACGGCCATTGA
- a CDS encoding 50S ribosomal protein L11 methyltransferase — protein sequence MDRTRLPGTWYRVDVRLGAPGEDQAVALAGIHGSLGVEVRPAGPGRIEVEAWFATLPAAEACLARWQGLEGAETGAEPQARQDEGWLEQSLEPREPLVVGPFLLVDGCEPVAGPDGSLLQLRIPRGRAFGTGEHETTRLCLECIGALDLDGCRVLDLGTGSAVLAIAAALRGAEVLALDNDPSVLEVAEENVALNGVAERVRVVAGSWGRADGEGPFDLVVANIHRSACERAARGLGGRLAPGASVVLSGFMASECRRVAQAWRAVGLEGPECRTAGEWGALRMWRKT from the coding sequence GTGGATAGAACCCGGCTTCCCGGGACGTGGTACCGGGTCGACGTGCGCCTGGGCGCGCCGGGCGAGGATCAGGCGGTCGCTCTGGCGGGGATTCACGGCTCGCTGGGGGTTGAGGTGCGTCCGGCGGGGCCCGGCCGGATCGAGGTGGAAGCCTGGTTCGCCACCCTCCCCGCCGCCGAGGCCTGCCTGGCCCGGTGGCAGGGGCTGGAGGGAGCGGAGACCGGCGCCGAGCCCCAGGCCCGGCAGGACGAGGGCTGGCTCGAACAGAGTCTCGAGCCTCGCGAGCCCCTGGTGGTGGGACCGTTCCTGCTGGTGGACGGCTGCGAGCCGGTGGCCGGGCCCGACGGCTCCCTGCTCCAGCTGCGGATTCCCCGGGGGCGGGCCTTCGGGACCGGCGAGCACGAGACGACCCGGCTTTGCCTGGAATGCATCGGTGCGCTGGATCTCGACGGCTGCCGGGTGCTCGATCTGGGTACCGGTTCGGCGGTGCTGGCGATCGCCGCGGCCCTCCGCGGCGCCGAGGTGCTGGCCCTGGACAACGATCCCTCCGTGCTGGAAGTGGCCGAAGAGAACGTGGCTCTCAACGGTGTCGCGGAGCGCGTGCGCGTGGTGGCCGGTTCATGGGGCCGGGCCGATGGCGAAGGCCCCTTCGACCTGGTGGTGGCCAACATTCACCGCAGCGCCTGTGAGCGGGCGGCGCGGGGCCTGGGCGGACGACTGGCGCCGGGGGCCAGCGTGGTCCTTTCCGGGTTCATGGCGAGCGAGTGCCGGCGTGTGGCGCAGGCCTGGCGTGCGGTCGGCCTGGAGGGGCCGGAATGCCGGACGGCCGGCGAGTGGGGGGCCCTGCGCATGTGGAGAAAAACATGA
- the dnaJ gene encoding molecular chaperone DnaJ, translating into MSQDYYQILGVERDASQDEIKKAYRKLALKYHPDRNPDRADAEERFKQAAEAYSVLGDPEKRARYDRFGSAAFGSGGPSVDPSIFRDFEDLFGGGGFGGIEDLFASMFGGGFAGGGRSSRRGPRRGADLRYQLEIDFEEAIGGTEVKLRIPRHENCPACRGSGAEDGGVANCESCGGRGQVAYRHGFVQIARTCPTCQGAGQVIRNPCRECRGQGRVRAERTVKVRVPPGVDDGVRLRVAGEGDGGSSGAGAGDLYVDISVRPHPRFVRRGADIHSALVVGFPDLVLGGEFVVETVHGERSVELPPGTVPGATVRLRGEGAPLLDRKGRGDHIVHLEALPPRRLGAEERKLWEQLRSIQTDGGGAEGHLKRESDGGRSFFDRLKEFIGG; encoded by the coding sequence TTGAGCCAGGACTACTACCAGATTCTGGGCGTCGAACGGGACGCCAGCCAGGACGAGATCAAAAAGGCCTACCGCAAGCTGGCCTTGAAGTACCATCCTGACCGGAATCCAGATCGGGCCGACGCGGAAGAGCGCTTCAAGCAGGCAGCCGAGGCCTACTCGGTGCTCGGCGACCCGGAGAAACGGGCGCGGTACGACCGCTTTGGCTCCGCGGCCTTCGGCAGCGGCGGCCCGTCGGTGGATCCCTCCATCTTCCGCGATTTCGAAGACCTCTTCGGCGGCGGCGGTTTCGGCGGCATCGAGGATCTCTTCGCCTCGATGTTTGGAGGCGGGTTCGCCGGGGGCGGTCGTTCCTCCCGCCGGGGGCCGAGACGAGGGGCCGACCTGCGCTACCAACTCGAGATCGACTTCGAGGAGGCGATCGGCGGCACCGAGGTCAAGCTGCGCATCCCGCGCCACGAAAACTGCCCCGCCTGCCGGGGCAGCGGCGCGGAAGACGGCGGCGTGGCGAACTGCGAGTCCTGCGGCGGGCGGGGACAGGTGGCCTATCGCCATGGCTTCGTCCAGATCGCGCGGACCTGCCCGACCTGCCAGGGGGCCGGGCAGGTGATTCGAAACCCGTGTCGGGAGTGTCGGGGGCAGGGCCGGGTGCGTGCGGAACGCACGGTGAAGGTGCGGGTCCCTCCCGGCGTGGACGACGGTGTACGGCTTCGTGTCGCCGGCGAGGGAGACGGCGGCAGCAGCGGCGCCGGTGCCGGCGATCTCTACGTGGACATCTCGGTGCGTCCCCATCCCCGTTTCGTACGTCGGGGGGCGGATATCCACTCGGCGCTGGTGGTCGGTTTTCCCGACCTGGTCCTGGGAGGCGAGTTCGTCGTGGAGACGGTTCACGGCGAACGCAGCGTGGAGCTTCCCCCGGGTACCGTGCCGGGCGCGACCGTGCGCCTGAGAGGAGAAGGGGCGCCGCTCCTCGATCGCAAGGGACGCGGTGATCACATCGTGCATCTCGAGGCCCTGCCTCCCCGCCGCCTGGGCGCCGAAGAACGCAAGCTCTGGGAACAGCTCCGTTCGATTCAGACCGATGGCGGGGGAGCCGAGGGGCACCTCAAGCGGGAAAGCGACGGGGGACGTTCCTTCTTCGACCGGCTCAAGGAATTCATCGGTGGATAG